A window from Lampris incognitus isolate fLamInc1 chromosome 5, fLamInc1.hap2, whole genome shotgun sequence encodes these proteins:
- the etaa1a gene encoding ewing's tumor-associated antigen 1, with translation MAEVERKRFSSCLPEVETERFPSSVSKAKTNRLSRSFRQSQQPQHPPKETDSPKTSHIDFKTPTRRPKSRYCEGFTIESPLSEYEFQQDIIWDATSPSPVRRGKRGKGLSKKGSIVDISEIVSRIAPKHGRPEVVEPTLQQWIGDSAAIPCTPDIQLSRPRKKLARPNGVDDLLKLAKQFDLQMFQQDAEEAEDSGPQLLFAKTSQPAKDVVSVVGGKDCPNDLTQDHHLEDDLNILFDGPTQHISGNLSQVPLTRSLEVTPASTEVPKRDSCPEHGPTLTVPVTNAPLLLEDVEGWENDFLNDSLLFEMTQNPQNFSPPRHSSAQRGPNETGYQRDGQLGVHTTGVARSPKRKQDSQSIVSKMEKKNATPRISFILEANPAFRVTKDLLDASTNHFSVSDHGTTAVNTHTQKNVFSSSKVLSAETGLQSSWQKHHCNKLNSQDLWPNQSTSISNSGTNCILSAAVNSNNSAVKLNSTRTPEAEVISNHKPTVYKEIATVPAQHSKENFLDEDLDAFFLSDSVWGDQEDDDMFREVCEDLESQALSVEKPPSVSCTQNERPVLVASQRVWDNTNKETKGRQLQTILTDPQSAAGRGGACTQSFSKNVTAISLVSGPSGQTRNSFAGNASSNHTVRIQSNPGKESNRYVQASSSSRTNSSACPSGRGLQSSGNSVKSQSTFKRPTGSVITMTNKAPGKCSAAEIEQKRQQAIERRRQRMQLSQNMRAPT, from the exons ATGGCCGAAGTGGAGAGAAAGCGCTTCTCATCTTGTCTGCCAGAGGTTGAGACGGAGCGATTTCCGTCAAGTGTttcaaaagcaaaaacaaatCGTCTGAGTAGAAGTTTCAGACAAAGTCAGCAACCACAACATCCACCAAAAGAAACAGACTCGCCAAAGACGAGCCACATTG ATTTTAAGACCCCAACACGAAGGCCAAAGTCCAGATACTGCGAGGGTTTCACTATTGAGTCTCCACTCAGCGAGTATGAGTTTCAACAAGACATAATTTGGGACGCCACCTCTCCCTCACCTGTCAGAAGAG GCAAAAGAGGTAAGGGGCTTTCAAAAAAAGGAAGCATCGTGGACATCTCAGAGATAGTCAGCAGGATCGCTCCCAAG CATGGCAGACCAGAGGTAGTAGAGCCAACTCTACAGCAGTGGATTGGAGACAGTGCTGCTATCCCTTGCACTCCAGACATACAACTTTCCAGGCCTAGAAAGAAATTGGCAAG GCCAAATGGAGTTGATGATCTCTTGAAGCTTGCCAAACAGTTTGATTTACAAATGTTTCAGCAAGATGCAGAGGAAGCTGAAGAT AGCGGCCCTCAGCTGTTGTTTGCTAAAACTTCCCAACCAGCCAAAGATGTGGTCAGTGTAGTTGGTGGCAAAGATTGCCCAAACGACTTAACTCAAGATCACCATTTGGAAGATGATCTGAACATTCTTTTTGATGGTCCAACCCAGCATATCAGTGGAAATTTGAGTCAGGTTCCTCTAACTCGTTCTTTAGAAGTAACACCTGCCTCCACAGAGGTACCCAAGAGAGATTCCTGCCCAGAGCATGGTCCAACTTTGACTGTACCTGTAACAAATGCCCCCTTGCTGCTTGAAGATGTAGAGGGCTGGGAAAATGATTTCTTAAACGATTCTTTGCTCTTTGAGATGACCCAAAACCCACAGAACTTTTCCCCTCCAAGGCACTCTTCAGCTCAGAGAGGACCAAATGAAACAGGTTATCAGAGGGATGGTCAGTTGGGTGTTCATACCACTGGCGTTGCAAGAAGTCCCAAAAGAAAACAGGATAGCCAATCAATTGTTTCTAAAATGGAGAAGAAAAACGCTACACCAAGAATAAGCTTCATATTGGAAGCCAACCCTGCTTTTCGAGTCACGAAAGACCTTTTAGATGcatcaacaaaccacttctctgtCTCAGATCATGGCACAACTGcagtgaatacacacacacagaagaatgtGTTTTCATCCAGCAAGGTTCTTTCAGCTGAAACAGGCCTGCAAAGTAGCTGGCAAAAGCATCATTGTAACAAGTTAAATTCACAGGATCTGTGGCCTAATCAGAGTACATCTATTTCTAATTCAGGCacaaactgtatcctgtctgctGCTGTTAACTCTAACAACTCAGCTGTTAAACTTAATTCAACAAGAACCCCTGAAGCAGAGGTAATTTCTAACCACAAACCAACTGTGTACAAGGAGATAGCCACTGTCCCCGCTCAGCATAGCAAGGAGAACTTCCTGGATGAAGACTTGGACGCCTTCTTCTTGTCAGACTCAGTCTGGGGTGACCAGGAGGATGATGACATGTTTCGTGAGGTGTGTGAAGACTTGGAGAGCCAAGCCCTAAGTGTGGAGAAGCCTCCGTCTGTCAGCTGCACACAAAATGAGAGACCAGTGCTGGTGGCTTCACAAAGAGTCTGGGACAACACGAATAAAGAGACTAAGGGCAGACAATTGCAAACTATTCTTACAGATCCACAGTCAGCCGCTGGCAGAGGTGGTGCTTGTACACAGTCTTTTTCCAAAAATGTAACAGCCATTTCTTTAGTCTCTGGGCCAAGTGGACAAACCAGAAATTCTTTTGCTGGAAATGCTTCCTCTAACCACACTGTAAGGATACAGAGCAATCCTGGAAAAGAGTCGAACAGATATGTGCAAGCCAGCAGTTCTTCTAGAACAAACAGTTCAGCCTGTCCATCAGGCAGAGGATTACAGTCATCAGGAAACTCTGTCAAAAGTCAGAGTACCTTTAAGAGGCCCACAGGTTCAGTCATCACAATGACTAACAAAG cGCCAGGGAAATGCTCTGCGGCAGAGATCGAGCAGAAGAGACAGCAGGCCATAGAGAGGCGGCGACAGAGGATGCAATTATCACAGAACATGAGGGCACCCACCTGA